The Synechococcus sp. M16.1 genome includes the window TGGGGCCCTGCAGCCGCGCCTGCCCCACAACCTCAACATCAGCCTGCCCGGGGTGAACGGCAGCCACCTGCACCGGGCCCTGCGCCCGCACCTGGCCTGCAGCAGCGGCTCCGCCTGCAGCAACGGTGCCCCGTCCCACGTGCTCCAGGCGATCGGTCGCTCGCGGGCAGAAGCCGAAGCCTCCCTGCGGCTCAGCCTGGGGCGCGAGACCACATCCGGCGACGTGGATCAGGCCATCACAGCGATCACCGACGCCGCAACTGCCACCGGGTTCTTCAGCGGTCGCTAAACAGGGGCCAAACGCTGGGCCACACGCCATTTGGCACTGCGGCTGCGGGGGTTGGCCTCCTCCTCCTGCTCGGTGGCCACCACCGGCTTACGGGTGATCCGCTGCAAGCGCTCATCGCGCAGGAAGGCGGTCTTGACGCGGCGGTCTTCCAGGGAATGGAAGCTGATGATTCCCAGAAGCCCCTCGGGCTCGAGCCAGTCGGGGGCCTGCTGCAGCAGGCGATCGAGCACCCCCAGCTCATCGTTCACCGCAATCCGCAGGGCCTGGAAGGTGCGGGTGGCGGGGTGAATCCGTCCCCGCCGCGCCTTGGGTGGATAGCAACCGGCCACGGCGTAGGCCAAGGCCGCGGTGCCCTCATAGGAGCCCTTCTCCTTGAGGTCGGCTTTGATCCGCCGGGCGATACGACGGGAGAGCCGCTCCTCCCCGTAGCCATAGATCAGATCCGCAAGCTCGTTCTCCTCCAGGCGATCGATCAGCTCAGCCGCAGTCTCCCCCTCACCGCCGGCATTCATCCGCATGTCCAAGGGACCATCGAGGCGAAAACTGAAGCCCCGCTCCGCCACATCCAGCTGCGGGCTGCTCACCCCCAGATCCGCCAGCACCATCACGGCGGGCTCGGGCGGCACATAGTCGGCAAAGTTGGTGGCCACGATCGAGACGCGATCACCGAAGGGGGCCAGACGCTCCGCCGCCGCGGCCCGAGCCGTGGCGTCCTGGTCCAGTCCGATCAGGCGCAGGCCGGGATGCTGTTCCAGCAACAGGGCGCTGTGGCCGCCGCCGCCAAGGGTGGCGTCGATCAACAGGCCATCCGGACGGGGGATCTGCCGGGCCGCATCCAGCACCGCATCGGCCAGCACGGGCACATGGCTGAAGGGGGGCACAAGCCACAGGCGAAGACTCCTTAAGATCTACTCATCGATCGGACCACCGCTCCCATGACGCAGCTGGAAACGCGCACGGAGCCCATGGTGGTGAACTTCGGGCCCCACCACCCCTCCATGCACGGGGTGCTGCGGCTCGTGGTCACCCTCGATGGTGAGGACGTGGTCGACTGCGAACCGGTGATCGGTTACCTCCATCGCGGCATGGAGAAGATCGCCGAGAACCGCACGAACGTGATGTTCGTGCCCTACGTGAGCCGCATGGACTATGCGGCGGGGATGTTCTACGAGGCGATCGTGGTGAACGCCCCGGAAAAACTGGCGAACATCCCGGTGCCCAAGCGGGCGAGCTACATCCGGGTGCTGATGCTGGAACTCAACCGCATCGCCAACCACCTGCTCTGGCTTGGACCCTTCCTGGCAGACGTGGGGGCCCAGACCCCGTTCTTCTACATCTTCCGCGAGCGGGAGATGATCTACGACCTCTGGGAAGCCGCCACCGGCCAGCGGCTAATCAACAACAACTATTTCCGCATCGGCGGCGTCGCCGCTGATCTGCCCTGGGGATGGCTGGAGAAATGCCGTGATTTCTGTGACTGGTTCGGCCCCAAGATCGACGAATACGAAAAGCTGATCACCAACAACCCGATTTTCCGGCGCCGGATTGAAGGGTTGGGAACGATCGAGAAGGAGGACGCCATCAACTGGAGCCTCTCCGGACCGATGCTGCGCGCTTCCGGCGTGCCCTGGGATCTCCGCAAGGTGGATCACTACGAGTGCTACGACGACTTCGACTGGCAGGTGGCCTGGGAAAAGGAAGGCGACTGCTACGCCCGCTATCGCGTGCGCATCGAAGAAATGCGCCAGTCGCTCAAGATCCTGCGCCAGGCCTGCGACATGATCCCCGGCGGACCCACCGAAAACCTCGAGGCCAAGCGCCTCAACGAAGGCAAGGGCAGCGACGCTGCAGGTTTCGACTTCCAGTACGTGGCCAAGAAGGTGGCGCCGACCTTCAAGATCCCCAACGGCGAGCTCTACACCCGGCTGGAATCAGGCAAGGGAGAGATCGGCGTGTTCATCCAGGGCAACAACGACGTCACCCCCTGGCGCTTCAAGATCCGCGCTGCCGACAGCAACAACCTGCAGATCCTTCCCCACATCCTCAAGGGACACAAGGTGGCCGACATCATGGCCATCCTCGGTTCCATCGACGTGATCATGGGATCGGTGGACCGCTGATCTCTGAACCGGTTTCTGCGGCGGTTGCAACGCGCGGGCTATCTGCTGCCCGCAACCGTGACCGGTGCGTTATGGCTGAAGGGCTTGCATCCAGGGATACCCGGCCTCAGCTGCCCGCTTCGCGCCCTCACTGGCGTGCCCTGCCCCACCTGCTTTCTGACCCGAGCAATAAGCACAGCACTCACCGGTGATCTGGGCGGATCGCTGCAATGGCATCTGTTTGGCCCCATTGCCGCCCTGGGGCTGGTGTTCTGGAGTGTGCTGGCGCTCCAGCAACGGCGTCTCATCCCCAGAGGTCTTCCCCTCTGGCCCCTGCCGTTGGTGGCTGGAGGGTTGATCAGCTACTGGCTGCTGCGCCTGAGCACCAACAGCTGGCCCAGCGGCTGAGCGATCAGCGCAACAGTCCGCGCTGATAGGCGACGTTCTGAAGGAAGAAGCTGGCCATGGGAATCACCACAAAGCCCCCCAGACCGCAGGTCGCCAGGGTCAGCAGCCCCACAACGATGCCCGTCAACACCTCGAGCCCCACGAAGCTCAAGCCGTTTTCCGAGCGATACACCACCTGAAACGACTGAGAGAAGGCTTCACCGATGCCCATGTCGGTGACGAAGATGCGATTCACAAACACCGGCGTCACCAACGCCACGGCAATCCCGGGAAGGATGCAAAGCAGAAAGCCGATGGTGGTGATCAGCGAAAAGAACAGCCCCGCCAGCACATAACGCCACCAACGGCCGGTGAGCAGCTGAGCGGCCGTTGAAATCGTCACCACCTCACCGCGCTCGTAATAAAGGGCAGGAACGGCCACCAACAGCACCGACAACAGGCTGGCGAGGATGGAGAAAGGCAACTGAACCAATTGGGCGAGAACCGCTCCGAGCCCCAATGCCGCATCACTGCTGCCGATGATTGACGACACAGCAACGATGATCAGGCCATAGGCCAGAACAGCCAACAGCGACAGCACGATCGAGCCCACCCAGCTCACCAGCACCAC containing:
- the rsmH gene encoding 16S rRNA (cytosine(1402)-N(4))-methyltransferase RsmH, whose protein sequence is MPPFSHVPVLADAVLDAARQIPRPDGLLIDATLGGGGHSALLLEQHPGLRLIGLDQDATARAAAAERLAPFGDRVSIVATNFADYVPPEPAVMVLADLGVSSPQLDVAERGFSFRLDGPLDMRMNAGGEGETAAELIDRLEENELADLIYGYGEERLSRRIARRIKADLKEKGSYEGTAALAYAVAGCYPPKARRGRIHPATRTFQALRIAVNDELGVLDRLLQQAPDWLEPEGLLGIISFHSLEDRRVKTAFLRDERLQRITRKPVVATEQEEEANPRSRSAKWRVAQRLAPV
- a CDS encoding NAD(P)H-quinone oxidoreductase subunit H; this translates as MTQLETRTEPMVVNFGPHHPSMHGVLRLVVTLDGEDVVDCEPVIGYLHRGMEKIAENRTNVMFVPYVSRMDYAAGMFYEAIVVNAPEKLANIPVPKRASYIRVLMLELNRIANHLLWLGPFLADVGAQTPFFYIFREREMIYDLWEAATGQRLINNNYFRIGGVAADLPWGWLEKCRDFCDWFGPKIDEYEKLITNNPIFRRRIEGLGTIEKEDAINWSLSGPMLRASGVPWDLRKVDHYECYDDFDWQVAWEKEGDCYARYRVRIEEMRQSLKILRQACDMIPGGPTENLEAKRLNEGKGSDAAGFDFQYVAKKVAPTFKIPNGELYTRLESGKGEIGVFIQGNNDVTPWRFKIRAADSNNLQILPHILKGHKVADIMAILGSIDVIMGSVDR
- a CDS encoding DUF2752 domain-containing protein; translation: MQRAGYLLPATVTGALWLKGLHPGIPGLSCPLRALTGVPCPTCFLTRAISTALTGDLGGSLQWHLFGPIAALGLVFWSVLALQQRRLIPRGLPLWPLPLVAGGLISYWLLRLSTNSWPSG